One part of the Salinivirga cyanobacteriivorans genome encodes these proteins:
- a CDS encoding ABC transporter substrate-binding protein has protein sequence MRSILLIINIFFIFASCGKQAQEAANTSITNDYAKHFSLEQKDGYTLLEIKNPWIDAQNINYRYAITETSQAQIPDDLKIIHTEPERVAAISTTHIAFLEQLNRLGNLVAVSDKQFIYSRRFHHIDSTQGIKEVGFDTNLNIEKLLQLKVKLVFLYGISNEIEPIRKRLIRAGIVPVMIGEYMEQHPLGKAEWIKVFGTIFNQENEAQNFFDSVSNAYLQLANMTDTLKSKPSVFTGMPWNDTWHTPGGNTYTAKLIEDAGAAYVFKNDTSSVNFQYDTEIVYERAGEADYWINPGTAASLKDIVSQDTRLKLFKAYQNGKVFNNNRRALPSGGSDYMESGVVNPHLILGDLIRIFHPNKVSKKSFHYYQQLK, from the coding sequence ATGCGCAGCATTCTATTAATCATCAATATATTTTTCATTTTTGCATCGTGCGGGAAACAAGCACAAGAAGCGGCAAACACCTCTATTACTAATGATTATGCCAAGCACTTTTCACTGGAGCAAAAAGACGGCTACACGCTTCTGGAAATAAAAAATCCATGGATAGACGCCCAAAATATAAATTACCGTTACGCCATTACAGAAACCAGTCAGGCCCAAATTCCTGATGATCTGAAGATTATTCACACGGAACCCGAACGCGTAGCAGCAATATCTACTACACATATTGCCTTTTTGGAACAATTGAACAGACTTGGCAATCTTGTGGCAGTATCAGACAAACAATTTATTTACAGCCGCCGTTTTCACCATATCGACAGCACACAGGGCATAAAAGAGGTAGGTTTTGACACCAACCTGAATATCGAAAAGCTTCTGCAGCTGAAAGTAAAGCTGGTTTTTCTTTATGGCATATCAAATGAGATTGAGCCCATTCGAAAACGATTAATTCGGGCAGGAATAGTGCCGGTAATGATTGGTGAATACATGGAACAGCACCCATTGGGTAAAGCAGAATGGATAAAAGTTTTTGGAACTATTTTTAACCAGGAGAATGAAGCGCAAAACTTTTTCGATTCGGTTTCTAATGCCTACCTTCAGCTGGCAAATATGACTGACACGCTAAAAAGCAAACCCTCTGTTTTTACAGGCATGCCCTGGAATGACACCTGGCACACACCGGGAGGCAACACCTATACTGCAAAACTAATTGAAGATGCCGGTGCGGCATATGTTTTTAAAAACGATACCAGCTCGGTAAATTTTCAGTACGACACTGAAATTGTATATGAACGTGCCGGCGAAGCTGATTATTGGATTAACCCGGGGACAGCGGCTTCTTTAAAAGATATCGTTTCGCAAGATACGCGACTTAAATTATTCAAAGCATACCAAAACGGGAAAGTATTCAATAATAATCGTCGGGCCTTACCATCAGGTGGCTCGGATTATATGGAATCAGGCGTGGTAAATCCACATTTGATACTGGGCGACCTTATACGGATTTTTCATCCGAACAAGGTCAGTAAAAAATCGTTTCATTACTATCAACAGTTAAAATAA
- a CDS encoding DUF4168 domain-containing protein, producing the protein MTILKKLTILLVLALVSIGVTAQNAADAKKPNDDELKTFVTIVQQLQIIDQQAQKDMVKAIEAEELDVKRFVAIQRAEADAKQDARAGEEEMQKYNAANKKVAKIRSNAQSKIQQHIQSSDLTFKRYQSISKQVQNDPKLTQKVKQMMQSPMGN; encoded by the coding sequence ATGACGATTTTAAAGAAATTAACAATTTTATTGGTATTGGCACTGGTTTCTATAGGTGTAACAGCACAGAATGCAGCAGACGCTAAAAAACCAAACGACGATGAACTGAAAACTTTTGTAACTATTGTGCAACAGCTACAGATTATTGATCAGCAAGCTCAAAAGGATATGGTAAAAGCCATAGAAGCTGAGGAGCTTGATGTGAAACGTTTTGTAGCTATTCAACGTGCTGAGGCTGATGCAAAGCAAGATGCCCGGGCTGGTGAAGAAGAAATGCAAAAATACAATGCTGCCAATAAAAAGGTAGCCAAAATCAGAAGCAATGCTCAAAGTAAAATCCAACAACATATTCAGTCGTCAGATTTAACTTTTAAGCGTTACCAAAGTATTTCAAAACAAGTACAAAATGATCCTAAACTGACTCAAAAGGTGAAACAAATGATGCAATCACCAATGGGCAATTAA